The Impatiens glandulifera chromosome 3, dImpGla2.1, whole genome shotgun sequence genome contains a region encoding:
- the LOC124928687 gene encoding uncharacterized protein LOC124928687, which produces MRRSSSLAAIADKVSWIIAVALVSLLLVAGMRRGIGCYEEEEAAAEDTAAAAMRRGKVQVMCEEIYVVGEGETLHTISDKCGDPFIVEENPHIHDPDDVFPGLVIKITPHSDSSRFITNNY; this is translated from the coding sequence ATGAGGAGATCATCTTCATTAGCAGCCATAGCTGACAAGGTTTCTTGGATCATCGCCGTGGCCTTAGTAAGCCTGCTATTGGTGGCCGGAATGAGAAGAGGGATCGGTTGTTatgaggaggaggaggcggcggcggaagacacggcggcggcggcgatgAGGAGAGGGAAGGTGCAGGTCATGTGCGAGGAGATATATGTAGTGGGAGAGGGAGAGACTTTGCACACCATTAGCGATAAGTGCGGCGACCCTTTTATCGTGGAAGAGAACCCACATATCCACGACCCAGATGACGTCTTCCCCGGACTTGTTATCAAGATCACTCCTCATTCAGATTCTTCAAGGTTTATCAcaaataattactaa